A DNA window from Moorella thermoacetica contains the following coding sequences:
- the rimO gene encoding 30S ribosomal protein S12 methylthiotransferase RimO produces the protein MIRVAVITLGCPKNQVESEYMLGILEKNHLEVVSDPRQAEVVIINTCSFITAAREEALDTILELARAANHPRLIVAGCLAQQYASELWQELPEAAAFIGPGATGRLPEIINRVLKGERVLDVPGPEMITGELPRLIEDGKPFAYLKIAEGCNNRCTYCTIPSIKGPYRSRPLEKVVAEAVSLAARGIKELVLVAQDTTAYGLDCYGEYRLPELLRRLARIEGIEWVRLLYAYPTRITPELIEVMATEPGVVPYLDLPLQHASEGVLRRMGRPGTGAAGLRAIESLRRAIPEITIRSTFIVGFPGEEEEDFQILLDFLTDARLDWVGAFKFSPEEGTIAASLPGQVPEEVKEERYQRLMLHQQSITRACNEGWLGREVQVLKEGPEVGRSMRQAPEVDGVVYVKGDPSPAGSMVTVKLTQLYNIYDFLGEIKL, from the coding sequence ATGATTAGAGTTGCTGTTATAACCCTCGGTTGTCCTAAAAACCAGGTAGAAAGCGAATATATGCTGGGGATCCTGGAAAAGAACCACCTGGAAGTGGTAAGCGATCCCCGGCAGGCGGAAGTAGTAATCATTAACACCTGCAGCTTTATTACCGCGGCACGGGAAGAGGCTTTAGATACGATCCTGGAGCTGGCCCGGGCTGCCAATCACCCGCGGTTAATTGTTGCCGGTTGCCTGGCCCAGCAATACGCCTCCGAGTTGTGGCAGGAATTGCCGGAGGCGGCAGCCTTTATCGGACCCGGGGCCACAGGCCGCTTGCCGGAAATTATTAACCGGGTATTAAAGGGTGAGAGGGTGCTGGATGTACCCGGCCCGGAAATGATTACCGGGGAATTGCCACGCCTTATCGAAGATGGGAAGCCCTTTGCCTATTTAAAGATTGCCGAGGGTTGCAATAACCGTTGTACTTACTGTACTATCCCTTCCATCAAGGGGCCCTATCGCAGCCGGCCCCTGGAGAAAGTGGTAGCCGAGGCCGTTTCTCTGGCGGCCAGGGGCATAAAAGAGCTGGTCCTGGTAGCCCAGGATACCACGGCGTACGGCCTGGATTGTTACGGAGAGTACCGCCTGCCGGAACTCCTGCGCCGCCTGGCCAGGATTGAGGGGATAGAGTGGGTGCGTCTACTCTACGCCTACCCGACCAGGATCACCCCGGAATTGATCGAGGTAATGGCTACTGAGCCCGGGGTGGTACCTTACCTGGATCTACCCCTGCAGCATGCCAGTGAAGGCGTCTTGAGACGAATGGGCCGTCCCGGGACGGGAGCGGCGGGCCTGAGAGCTATAGAAAGCCTGCGGCGGGCCATACCGGAGATAACCATACGCTCTACCTTTATCGTGGGCTTTCCCGGAGAGGAAGAGGAGGATTTTCAAATCCTTCTTGACTTCCTTACTGACGCCCGGTTGGACTGGGTGGGGGCTTTTAAATTCTCTCCCGAGGAAGGTACAATAGCGGCGAGCCTTCCAGGTCAGGTACCAGAAGAGGTGAAGGAAGAACGTTACCAGAGGTTAATGCTCCACCAGCAATCCATCACCAGGGCCTGCAATGAAGGCTGGCTGGGCCGGGAGGTCCAGGTTTTGAAGGAAGGGCCGGAGGTAGGGCGCAGTATGCGCCAGGCCCCGGAAGTAGACGGTGTGGTATATGTTAAGGGAGATCCCTCACCAGCCGGTAGCATGGTTACAGTGAAGCTGACCCAGCTTTATAATATCTATGACTTTCTGGGGGAGATTAAGTTATGA
- the pgsA gene encoding CDP-diacylglycerol--glycerol-3-phosphate 3-phosphatidyltransferase, whose translation MTLANRVTMLRLMLVPLFVFFILRPWGPGYYLAAGLFLLAAATDGLDGYLARRRAEVSGLGKLLDPLVDKLLVTTALVLLVQMHLVPGWAVVLIIGREFLISGLRQVAAGEGLILAASYWGKIKTFAQVIAVVALLVGIPWALLILYGALALTLISGFHYFFLNRELLYRLG comes from the coding sequence ATGACCCTTGCCAACCGGGTGACCATGTTGCGCCTGATGCTGGTGCCATTATTTGTATTTTTTATCCTTCGCCCCTGGGGGCCCGGGTATTATCTGGCCGCCGGGTTGTTTCTCCTGGCGGCGGCTACCGATGGCCTGGACGGTTACCTGGCCCGCAGGCGCGCTGAGGTAAGCGGGCTGGGCAAGTTGCTGGATCCCCTGGTAGATAAACTCCTGGTCACTACGGCTTTAGTTTTACTGGTACAGATGCACCTGGTCCCCGGGTGGGCTGTAGTGCTCATTATAGGCCGGGAATTCTTAATCAGTGGCCTGCGTCAGGTAGCTGCCGGCGAAGGGTTAATCCTGGCCGCCAGCTACTGGGGTAAAATCAAGACTTTTGCCCAGGTGATAGCTGTGGTCGCCCTCCTGGTAGGTATACCCTGGGCATTACTAATCCTCTATGGCGCCCTGGCCCTGACCCTGATCTCGGGGTTCCATTACTTTTTCTTAAATCGGGAACTCCTTTATCGGCTGGGATAA